The genomic stretch TACCGGCCCGGGGCCTCGACGACGACGGCGCCGCTCACTTCGTCTCCTTCGGCTTGCGCTGCTCCCAGCCCTCGGCCCACAGGTCGAACCGGGCCTGCTGCTGCGGGAATTCGGCGGCCGCGTCGACGTCCAGCTCGACCCCGAGACCGGGCGCGTGGGACAGATGGAAGCACCCGTCCTCCGGATCGACCTGCGGCGCACCCTTCACCACCTTCTTGATCTCCGCGTCCGCGAAGTCGTTGAAGTGCTCCAGGACCTTGAAGTTCGGTGTGGTGAAGCCGACTTGGAGGGAGGCGGCGGTGAGCACGGGCCCGCCGACGTTGTGCGGGGCGACCAGCATGTAGTGCGTCTCGGCGGTGGCGGCGAGCTTCCGCGTCTCCCAGATGCCGCCGATGTGCCCGACATCGGGCTGCAGGATGTCAGCGGCCTGGCTTTCGAACAGCTCGCGGAACTCGATCCGGTCGTGGATCCGCTCGCCGGTGGCCACCGGGATGTCCACCTTGGCGGCCACCTTCTCCAGCGCCTTCAGGTTCTCCGGCGGGACCGGCTCCTCCAGCCAGGCCGGCCGGTACGGCGCCATCTCCTTGGCCAGCCGGACGGCGGTGGCGGGGGAGAAACGGCCGTGCATCTCCAGCATCAGCTCGGCGTCCGGGCCGATCGCGTCCCGCACGGCCTCGATGAGCGATACGGCGTACCGGGTCTCCTGATGGTCGAGTTCGAAGTGCCCGGTGCCGAACGGGTCGATCTTCAGCGCCCGGTATCCGCGCTCCACGACCCCCTGGGCGGCCTTGTGATAGGCCTCCGGCGTTCGCTCGGTCGTGTACCACCCGTTGGCGTACGCCTTGACCTTGTCCGTCACCTTGCCGCCGAGCAGCTGCCACACCGGCACGCCCAGTGCCTTGCCCTTGATGTCCCAGCAGGCCATCTCGATGACCGCGATACCGGACATGACGATCTCACCGGCCCGGCCGTAGTCGCCGTACTTCATCCGGCGGACGAGATCCTCGACGGCGAACGGGTCGGAACCCAGGATGTGATGGGCCTCGGCCTCCCGCAAATACCCGATCAGCGCGTCGGTGTGCCCGAGCATCCGGGTCTCGCCGACTCCCGTGAGCCCCTCGTCGGTGTGCACCTGGACATAGGTCAGGTTGCGCCACGGTGTGCCGACCACGTGTGTGCTGATTCCGGTGATGCGCACGGCGGTTGCCCCTCAGCTGTTCGAAATTTCGTCACACGTTCGAAATGCTGGCGTGACAGTAAGGACGGGGGGGTCGGGGTGTCAATGGGTCGAACAGGTAACGGTTTCGGCAAGCCTTTTGAGAACTATTCCGCTGCTCTACGAAACCTTCACAGAGGTGCCTAGGAACCTGACCGATGGGGAATCTAGTCTTCCGGCGTCATGGACTACTGTCACCCGTGCCAACGGCACCTCAACGGCGCCCTGGCCTGCCCCGGGTGCGGGACTCCGGCGCGCTCCGTTGCGGAAGCGCCGGTCGCGCACGCCTACGCGGGCACGGGTGAGGCGCCGGGCCATGGCACGCCCCAGGGGTACGCCCCTCAGGGGCGCGAGCCTCAGGCGTACGACACCCACGGCTACCGCATTCCCCAGCAGTACGCGCGCGGGGAGACCCAGGAAGAGCGGTACGAGCCGGCCGGGAGCGTGGACGAGCAGTACACGTCGGCCGGAGCCACGGGAGAGCACTACGCGCCCTCCGGGGCCACTGGAGAGCAGTACGCGCGGGCCGGGACCGCGGAAGAGCAGTACGCGCGGGCTGGGGCCACGGGACAGCACCACGCGTCGGCCGGGACCGCGGGGGAGCAGTACGCGCGGGCCGGGACCGCGGAAGAGGAAGCGGAGCCGCACGGCGGCGATCCGGAATCCGCGGCCGAGNNNNNNNNNNNNNNNNNNNNNNNNNNNNNNNNNNNNNNNNNNNNNNNNNNNNNNNNNNNNNNNNNNNNNNNNNNNNNNNNNNNNNNNNNNNNNNNNNNNNNNNNNNNNNNNNNNNNNNNNNNNNNNNNNNNNNNNNNNNNNNNNNNNNNNNNNNNNNNNNNNNNNNNNNNNNNNNNNNNNNNNNNNNNNNNNNNNNNNNNNNNNNNNNNNNNNNNNNNNNNNNNNNNNNNNNNNNNNNNNNNNNNNNNNNNNNNNNNNNNNNNNNNNNNNNNNNNNNNNNNNNNNNNNNNNNNNNNNNNNNNNNNNNNNNNNNNNNNNNNNNNNNNNNNNNNNNNNNNNNNNNNNNNNNNNNNNNNNNNNNNNNNNNNNNNNNNNNNNNNNNNNNNNNNNNNNNNNNNNNNNNNNNNNNNNNNNNNNNNNNNNNNNNNNNNNNNNNNNNNNNNNNNNNNNNNNNNNNNNNNNNNNNNNNNNNNNNNNNNNNNNNNNNNNNNNNNNNNNNNNNNNNNNNNNNNNNNNNNNNNNNNNNNNNNNNNNNNNNNNNNNNNNNNNNNNNNNNNNNNNNNNNNNNNNNNNNNNNNNNNNNNNNNNNNNNNNNNNNNNNNNNNNNNNNNNNNNNNNNNNNNNNNNNNNNNNNNNNNNNNNNNNNNNNNNNNNNNNNNNNNNNNNNNNNNNNNNNNNNNNNNNNNNNNNNNNNNNNNNNNNNNNNNNNNNNNNNNNNNNNNNNNNNNNNNNNNNNNNNNNNNNNNNNNNNNNNNNNNNNNNNNNNNNNNNNNNNNNNNNNNNNNNNNNNNNNNNNNNNNNNNNNNNNNNNNNNNNNNNNNNNNNNNNNNNNNNNNNNNNNNNNNNNNNNNNNNNNNNNNNNNNNNNNNNNNNNNNNNNNNNNNNNNNNNNNNNNNNNNNNNNNNNNNNNNNNNNNNNNNNNNNNNNNNNNNNNNNNNNNNNNNNNNNNNNNNNNNNNNNNNNNNNNNNNNNNNNNNNNNGTACCGTCGTGCTCACCGCTGGCTTCATACTGGCCGCGAGCGGTCTCAGCCTGGCCGAACTCGGCACGGACGCACCCTTCTCGCCCTTCTCCGGCGGACAGCCGGGCACGCCGGTGGGCACCGCGGCCGACGGCGGCACGTCCTCCGCGTCCCCCGGTACGACGGCCGACCCGGCCTCCGACACCTCCGGCGCGAACCGGGGCGCCTCCGGCTCCGCCTCCCCGGACGCCTCGGGCTCCGCCACCAAGTCCCCGAAGGACAAGCACTCCAAGTCGCCGTCCGCCAAGGAAACCGGCACGACGCGGCAGGCCGCCACGACGGGCTCCGGCACCACCCCCCAGGCCCCGGTGCCCCCGCCCACGTCCCGTCCGGCCCACACCCCGTCCAGCGCCCCGACGACATCCGCTCCGTCCCCGAGGCCCTCTCCCACGAAGACCTGCACCCCATTCCTCTGGTGGTGCACCTGAGCCCTGCCGTGCGCCGTCCGCGCGCCACCCCGCGCCATCCGCCATCCGGGGAAGTGATGACACCCCGAGGCGCTCGCGGTGGTTGAGTCGAACAGGTACATCGCGCCGTACCGGTCTCGGGAACGTCCGGAGCGGGAACGGGCGTTGTGCTGAGGGGGAGCAGCGAGAGCGGCTCAGTTGAGGAGAGCGGATGACGCAGCAGATCACCGTCCACGGCGCGGTCGCCGAGGGCTTCGAGACGGTGCGCGAGGAGTTCGCCGCCTTCGTGGCCGGGGAACGCGAGGACTACGAGGGCCAGTTGTGCGCCTATGTGCGCGGGCGGCGGGTCGTCGACCTGTGGGCGGGCGCTGAGGCGGACTCGCTGTACGGCGTGTTCTCGTCCACCAAGGGAGCCGCGCACCTGGTGGTCGCGCTCCTGGTGCAGGACGGCACGCTGGAGCTGGACCGCAAAGTGACGTACTACTGGCCGGAGTTCGGCGCCGAGGGCAAGGGCGCGGTGACCCTCCGGGAGCTGCTGGCACACCGGGCGGGCCTCGTCGGGATCGACGCCGGGTTCTCCGCCGAGGAGATGGCCGACGACCGCGCGATGGCCGAACGGCTCGCCGACCAGAAGCCGTTCTGGCGCCCGGGAACCGCCTTCGGCTATCACGCGCTGGTCATCGGCGCGCTCACCGGAGAGGTGGTCCGCCGGGCCACGGGCCACACACTCCAGGAGGTCTACGAGGAGCGGGTGCGCGCGCCGTACGGGACGGACTTCTTCCTCGGCCTGCCCGAGTCCGAGGAACCCCGCTTCCGCTCGGTGCAGCCGATGCTCCCGGCCCCCGAGCAGCAGGCCGTGCTGGCAGCCGAGCCGACCGGCCCGCACACCCTGAGCTCGATCGCCTTCAACACCCACGTCCCGGAGCCGGGCACCCTGGCGGACTACGCCAACTCCCGCCTCGTACGGGCCAAGGGCCCGGCATCGGCGGGCGGCGTCGCCTCCGCACGGGGGCTCGCGACGATGTACGCGGCGGCGATCAGCGAACTGGACGAGCGGCCGCCCCTGCTGAAGCCGGACACGGTGGCCGAGGTGGGCCAGATCCACTCCGTGGGCTACGACCTGGTGGCCCGCGCCCACAAGTCGTACGGCCTGGGCTTCCAGGCGACCGCGGACATGTGGCACCCGATCCTGGGCGCCGGCACCTTCGGACACAGCGGCGCAGGCGGCAGCCAGGCCTTCGCGGACCCGCGCAGCGGCCTGGCCTACGGCTACACACGCCGACGGATGGCGTTCCCGGGCGGAGCGGCACCGGAGAACGAAAGGTTCGTGCGCTCGGTACACCGTGCGGCGCTGGCACCCTGAGGGGCGCGGCACCCGCCCCGGCCAGAAAAGAGACCGCACCCCACGTCCAAGGGTGCGGCCTCCACAGTCTGAAACGAGGCTTGTCAGACCAGCGTCACGGTGATGTTCCCCCGCGTCGCCTTCGAGTACGGGCACACCTGGTGCGCCTTCTCGACCAGCTCCCGAGCCACCTCGGCGGAAACGTTCGGAATGCTCGCCGAGATCTCCACGATGATCCCGAAACCGTCGTCGTTCTTGCCGATACCGACCTTCGCGGTGACGGCCGACCCGGAGACATCGGCCCCCTCGGCCCGGGCGACAACGCCCAGCGCCCCCTGGAAGCAGGCGGAGTACCCCGCGGCGAACAGCTGCTCCGGGTTGGTCCCGGACCCGCTGCCGCCCATCTCCTTCGGCGGGTTGACTACGACGTCGAGTCGGCCGTCATCCGTGGCGACCCGGCCGTCACGGCCGTTCTCGGCGGTGGCGACGGCGGTGTACAGGACATCGGACTGCGTGATGGGCATGCGGTTTCTTCCTCCTCGGTCCGCCGCGACTCGCGCCCACGATCGACGACGGATTTCGGAAAGAAGTTACCGCATGCCGGAAACAACGGGGAAGACCGCCGGGCTTCAGAGCTTGACGATCATCTTTCCGATGTTGTCGCCGCGCAGGACCCCGAGGAACGCCTCCAGGTTGTTCTCGATGCCCTCGACGACGGTCTCGCGGTACTTCAGCTCGCCCGAGGCGACCCACGGCGCGACCTTCCGGACGAACTCCGGCTGCAGGTCGTAGTGGTCGCCGACCAGGAAGCCCTCCATGCGGCCCCGGGTCTGGATCAGCCGGGCGAGGTTCCGCGGACCGGGCGCGGGCTCGGTGTTGTTGTAGACCGAGATCATGCCGCAGATGGCGATACGGCCACCCTCGCGGAGCGACCCGATGGCCGCCTCCAGATGGTCCCCGCCGACGTTGTCGAAGTAGACGTCGATGCCGTCGGGCGCGGCCTCGCGCAGCTGCTCGGCGACCGGGCCGTTCTTGTAGTTGAACGCGGCGTCGAAGCCGTACTCCTCGACCAGCAGCTTGACCTTCTCGTCGGAGCCGGCCGAGCCGATGACCCGCGAGGCGCCCAGCAGCTTGGCGAGCTGGCCGACCTCGCTGCCCACGGCGCCCGCGGCGCCGGAGACGAACACGATGTCGCCCTCCTTGAAGGAGGCGGTGCGCAGCAGGCCGGCGTAGGCGGTCAGGCCGGTCATGCCGAGGACGCCGAGGTACGCCGACAGCGGCACGTCCTGCATCTCGGCCTTCGCGGACGGCGTGGCCGTCGGGCCCACCTTGACGGCGTGCTTCGCGTCCAGGGCCGCGTACTCGCGCCAGCCGAAGAAGTGCAGGACGTGGTCGCCGGCCTCGATGCCGTCGGCGTTGGACTCGATCACCTCGCCGACCGCGCCGCCCTGCATGACCTTGCCCAGCTCGAAGGGGGCGGCGTACGACTTCGCGGCGCTCATGCGGCCGCGCATGTACGGGTCGACGGAGAGGTACTTGTTGCGCACCAGCACCTGGCCCTCACCGGGGGTCGGGACCGGGGTCTCGACGAGAGCGAAGTCCTCGGGCTTGGGCCAGCCGACGGGGCGGCTGAGCAGGTGCCACTCGCGGTTGATCATGGCGACGCCTTTCCTATTACTTCAGAACCTGAAACAACCATGCGCTTCAATATTTCAGGATGTCAAGTAAGCGGGTATCCTGGCGGGTATGGCCACACCACCGAAGACCCACCGCCCCGACGCCCTCACGATGGAGGTCGTCGAACTCATCGGGGACGTCGTGGCCCGCTTCTACGCGGACTACGAGGAGGCGGCGGGCGAGCACGCGCTGACCGGACCGCAGGCCCGGCTGCTCAGCCTGCTCTCGGTGGAGCCGCTGCCGATGCGGAAGCTGGCGCACAAGCTGAAGTGCGAGCCGTCGAACGTCACCGGGATAGTGGACCGACTGGAGTCCCGAGGGCTGGTCGAGCGCCGTCCCGACCCGGCGGACCGCCGGGTGAAGGTGGCCGCCGCCACCGAAGAGGGCCTGAGTGTCGCCCGTGACCTGCGCGAAGGCCTGCATTTCGCCCGTGAGCCGCTCGCCGGCCTCTCGGCGGAGGAGCGCAGCTCCCTGCGTGATCTGCTGCGCCGCATGCTGGCCGGCTGAGCGTCGGTAAAGTTTTCCCGATGAGCGATCTTGGGGTGGGATTCCGTTGTCTGCTGGAGGGTCAGCGCTGGATGGCCCGGCACGGCCGTCAGTACGGCTTCGGGCTGCTGCCCGGTCTGATCGCCCTGGTCCTCTACGCGGCGGCACTGGTCGCGCTCGCGGTATGGGGCGAGGACGCGGTCACCTGGGCGACCCCGTTCGCGGACGACTGGTCCAGCCCCTGGCAGGGCCTGTTCCGCGGATTTCTGACCGCTGTCCTCTTCGCCCTGGGCCTGCTGCTGTCGGTCCTGACGTTCACGGCGGTCACCCTGCTGGTCGGCCAGCCCTTCTACGAGCACCTGTCGGAGAAGGTCGACGCCGACGTCTCGCCCGACGGCACCGCCCCGCAGTCCTCGTTGCCGCTCTGGCGCGACCTGTGGATCTCGGCCCGGGACAGCCTGCGCGTCCTGGTGCGGGCCGCGCTGTGGGGCGTGCTGCTCTTCGTCCTCGGCTTCCTTCCCTTCGTCGGCCAGACCGCCGTCCCGGTGCTCGGCTTCTTCGTCACCGGCTTCTTCCTCACCGAGGAACTGGCCGCCGTCGCCCTCCAGCGCCGCGGCATCGAACTACGCCCCCGCCTCACCCTCCTCCGCACCCGCAAACCCCTGACCTGGGGCTTCGGCACCCCTCTCGCCCTGGCCTTCCTCATCCCCTTCGCCGCGGTGTTCCTGATGCCGGGGGCGGTCGCGGGCGCGACACTGCTGACGCGCGAGCTGCTGGGGGAGGGCGCCGGGGACGACTCGGCGTCCGACGCCGGCGACACCGTGCCGTAGCTGCGGGCAGTCGTGCCGCAGTGCGGCACGCGTCCCACAGGCAGCGGCACCCTGCCAGCGCCGGTAAGCGCCTCAGCCCCAGCCACAGCCCGGGGCCCCTCAGTCCACCGGCTCGCCCAACAGTCGTAGGAAGTCCCGGAACGCACCAGGCATGTCGACGGACTCGGGATCCAAGAGCCACTGATACTGCAACCCGTCCATCACCGCGACGAGCAGGGGAGCGGTCCGCTCGGGAGTGAGGCCGTTCGGCAAGCGGTTGCCGTACTCGGTGCGCAGCACCGTCGCCATGGACTCCCGGACACGGGCGTACCGCTCCCTGAAGTACCCCCGCGCCGGATGATCCTCCGTCACGCTCTCCCCGAGCAGCGCCGAGAAGGTCTGGATGATCGCCGGGCGCATCGCGTTGTACTCCACCAGCGAGGCCAGCAGGTCCACCCGCCATTGCGTGTCCGGCACGGCGTCCCACCGGTCCCGCTCCTGCAGCACGGCCACCAGTAGCGCGTCCTTGGTGGGGAAGTAGTGCAGGAGTCCCTGCTGGGTGAGACCGACGCGCTCGGCCACGGCGGCCAGGCTCGCCCCCCGGTAACCGCGCTCGGCGATCACCTCCAGCGCGGCCCCGACGATCTCCGCCCGCCGTTCCTCGCTCCTGACCCTCGCGTTCATGACATCAACCTACGGCATCCCCTCCCTCTGAACATAACGGCAACATAACGAAACCTACCGCTCTACAGGTAGCGGATGCACGATGGAAGGCACCTGCACGGACTGCATGGACTGCAACGGACTGCAACGGACTTCAGCGAGGAGACACCCGATGGCGGGATCCCAGCCCACCCCGGCCGACACGGCCCGCGAGGCGGTCGTCGAGGCCGCTCTCGGCACGCTCGACCTGGACGCCAAGGCGCGGCTGCTGGCCGGGCAGGACATGTGGACCCTGCCCGCCCTGCCCGAGATCGGCCTGAAGTCTCTCGTGATGTCCGACGGCCCGATCGGGGTACGGGGTGTGCGCTGGACCGCGGACGACCCCTCTGTCGCCCTGCCCTCGCCGACCGCGCTCGCCGCCACCTGGGACCCCGAACTCGCCCGCCGGGCAGGCGTGCTGCTCGCCCAGGAAGCCCGGCGCAAGGGTGTCCATGTGCTGCTCGCGCCCACGGTCAACCTGCACCGCTCCCCGCTCGGCGGCCGGCACTTCGAGTGCTACAGCGAGGACCCGTATCTGACCGGGGCGATCGGCAGCGGCTATGTCACCGGCGTCCAGTCCGGCGGAGTCGGCACCACCGTCAAGCACTTCGTCGCCAACGACGCCGAGACCGACCGCTTCACCGTGAACAACCTGGTCTCCGAACGCGCCCTGCGCGAGCTGTATCTGGCCCCCTTCGAGGCCATCGTCGAGAACGCCCGTCCCTGGGGCGTCATGACCGCCTACAACAGGGTCAACGGCACGACGATGACCGAGCACCACCACCTGGTCAACGAAGTCCTGCGCGGTGAGTGGGGCTTCGACGGGTTCAACGTCTCCGACTGGATGGCCGCCCGGGACACCGTCGGCGCCATCAACGGGGGTCTGGATGTCACCATGCCCGGTCCCCGGACCGTCTACGGCGCCGCCCTCGCACAAGCCGTCCGGGACGGCGAGGTCGCCGAGGCCACCGTCGACGCCGCCGTACGACGCGTGCTGCGGCTCGCCGCCCGCGCCGGGATCCTCGACGGTGCCGAACCCGTCGTGGCCGAACCGCCCGCTCCTGTCGACGGCGAGGCCCTCGCCCGTGAGATCGCCCGCCGCTCCTTCGTCCTCGTCCGCAACGAGAACGCCGCCCTGCCCCTGAAGCCGAACGGCACGGTGGCTCTGATCGGCGCCGCCGCCCGTGACGCCCGCGTCCTCGGGGGCGGCTCCGCCACTGTCTTCCCGGCCCGGATCGTCTCCCCGCTGGACGGCCTCACCGCCGCCCTCCCCGAAGGCACCCTCACCTACGCCGTCGGCGCCGACCCGGCCACCGAACTCGCCGTCGCCGACCGGGGATTCACGCTCAAGGCCGTCTGCCGGAACGCCGACGGCACCGTCATCGGCACCCGGTCCGCCCCGGGCGGGCTGATCCAGTGGATGGGTTCGGACCTCCCCGACGGCGTCACCTACGACGTCCTCCACACCGTCGAGCTGACCGGCACCTTCACCCCCCGCGAGTCCGGCCCGCACACCTTCGGCATCAAGGGCATGGGCGCCTTCACCCTCACCGTCGACGGGACGACGTACTACGACGACGTCCAGCGCCCCGACAAGGACGACCCCTTCGAGGCCTTCTTCGGCGCCCCCGTACCCCGCGCCCAGGTCGAACTCACCGCCGGCGAACCGGTCGACGTCTCCCTCACCTACGTCGTCCGGCTCCCCGACGACATCCCCATGAAGGTCATCACCTTCGCGCTCGCCCACTCCGCCCCGCAGCGCGACCCCGACGAGCTGATCGCCGAGGCCGTCGAGGCGGCGCGCAACGCCGACACGGCCGTCGTCATGGTCGCCACCACCGACCGCGTCGAGTCCGAGGGCTTCGACCGTACGGACCTGAGGCTCCCCGGCCGCCAGGACGACCTGGTCCGCGCGGTCGCCGCCGCCAACCGCAACACGGTCGTGGTCGTCAACTCCGGCTCTCCGGTGGAACTGCCCTGGCGCGAGGACGTGGCCGCCGTCCTGCTCGGCTGGTTCCCCGGTCAGGAGGGCGGCGCCGCCCTCGCCGACGTCCTGACCGGCGCCCATGAGCCCGGCGGCCGGCTCCCCACCACCTGGGGCTCCCTCGCCGACGCCCCGGTCACCCAGGTCACCCCGACGGACGGCGAACTGCCGTACACCGAAGGCGTGTTCATCGGATACCGTGCCTGGGAGAAGGCCGGTCGCACCCCGGCGTATCCCTTCGGCCACGGCCTCGGCTACACCGACTGGACCTACGAGTCCCTGGAGACCGACGGCAGCACCGCGCGGATCCGCCTGCGCAACACCGGCGCGCGACCGGGCCGTGAGGTCGTCCAGGTCTACGTCTCCCCGGCCGAGCCCGACCCCGAGCGCCCGGCCCGGCTGCTGGCCGGCTTCGCCTCCGCCGAGGCCGCTCCCGGCGAGAGCGTCGAGGTGACCGTCGCCCTGCCCCGCCGCGCCTTCGAGATCTGGGACGAGAAGGCGAAGGCATGGGCGTTTGTGAAGGGTTCGTACGAGATCGCCGCCGGACGCTCGATCGAGGACCGCAGGCTCAGCGCGCCTATTAACGTCTGATCCGGGACAAGTCCCCCACGAGCAGCCCCGGTCCGGGACCTGACCCCTGGACCGGGGCTCATGGCAGCAGCAGCCGTATCCGCCGCAGGGGTACCCCCATCGCGGCGGTAGCCGCATATCAGGCACAGCCCCGTGCTCCCTTGGGGCGTTGCCGCTCAGCGTGTCGAGAAGGCGTACACCGTCTCCGAACGGTAGACCTTCCCCGGCCGCAGCACCGTGCCCGGGAACTCGGGCCGGTTCGGGGAGTCCGGGAAGTGCTGGGTCTCCAGGGCGATGCCGTCGCCCGGCGCGAACGGCTCGCCGAGATGCTCGGCCGTGTACAGCTGGAGACCCGGTTCGGTCGTCGACACCGTCAGAGTGCGGCCGGAGGCCGGGTCGTGGAGTTCGGCGACCTCCTGCGGGGCGGCGGTGACGCCCTTGTCCAGGACGAAGTTGTGGTCGTAGCCCGAGCCGACCTTGCGGGACGTACGGAAGTCGAACCGGGAGCCGGTCACGTCCGCCAGGACCCCCGTCGGAATCAGGTCCGCGTCGACCGGGGTGAAACAGGAGGCGGCGAGCCGCAGTTCATGCCCGCCCGCATGACCCGAGCCGGCCAGGTTGAAGTAGCTGTGGTTGGTGAGGTTGATCACCGTCGGCGCGTCCGTGACCGCCTCGTAGGCGATCCGCAGCGCTCCGGCCGCGTCCAGCGAGTACGTCGCCGACACCTCGACCCGGCCCGGGAAGCCCTCCTCCCCGTGCGGGCTCACCCGGTGCAGCCGCACCCCGTGCTGCCCGGCGGGCTCAGCCGCCCACACCCGTTTGTCGAAACCGTGCCCGCCGCCGTGCAGGGAGTTCGGGCCGCTGTTCGGCTCCAGGGCGTAGACAGCGCCGTCCAGCGGGAAGCGGGCGTGCGCGATCCGGTTGGCGTATCGGCCGACCAGGGCGCCGAAGTACGGCTCCGGGTGCGCGAGGTAGCCGTCCAGGCCGGCGAAGCCCAGCACGACGTCGGCCGTCCGGCCCTCCCGGTCCGGCACCCGCACCGATCGCACGATCCCGCCGTACGTCAGGACCTCCACCCGCGTCCCGGCGCGCTCCAGCGTCCAGCGATGGACCTCGGTGCCGTCGGAAAGTGTGCCGAAAAGTTCGCTCATCTGGAAAACAGTAGGCGACCGGTGTCCTACGCAACCGGACGGGCCGCGGTGATCGTCCGGTACGCGATCGCCGCGAGCCGGGCCTGGCCGTCCTTGCTGGGATGGAACCAGTCCCAGTGGCTGAGCTGGTCCGTGTCGAAGCGGTAGGCGTAGACCGCGCCTCCGTCGAAGCGGCAGCGGCGGTCCTTGGCGCAGACCTCCTTCAGCACCTTGTTGTACTCCACCACCCGCTGCTGCACCTTGGCCCGGCGCACCACGGCCGCGCTGGTCAGATCGTCCGCGTCGGACAGCATCGACGGGCAGATGCCGAGCTTCCACACCTGCTTGCCCAGCGGATTGGTGCGCCCCTCGGACCACAGCCGCTTCAGGTTCGGCACGCTCGCCACGTACACCTGCGTCTTCGGCCGGGCCGTACGCAGCGTGCGCATCGCCTCCTCGAAGTCCGCTCGGAAATCGGTCACCGAGGTCATCGCCCGCGCCGAGGACCGGCAGGCGTCGTTCGCGCCCACCATCACCGTCACCAAGTCCGGGTCGCGCGCCGCCGCCTGGGACATCTGCTCCGGCAGGTCCGCCACCCGGGCGCCGGTCTCCGCGTAGTTCCAGCTGCGCTCCGCCGCGCCCGCGACCCCGAGCAGCCGCACCGCCAGGCTGTCGACCTTCGCGTCACTGCCCGTCGCCCACGACACCTCGGGGCAGTCCGACAGCACCGTGCACGCGTCGAAGCCGCGGGTGATGGAGTCGCCGACCGCGGCGATCGAGGCCGGGCTGCGGTTCCACAGCGGCGCGGGTCTGGAGGCGCGATCCTTGGCGCCTTTGGGCGCGGACGAGCTCCCGCCCCCGG from Streptomyces roseochromogenus subsp. oscitans DS 12.976 encodes the following:
- a CDS encoding aldose epimerase family protein, coding for MSELFGTLSDGTEVHRWTLERAGTRVEVLTYGGIVRSVRVPDREGRTADVVLGFAGLDGYLAHPEPYFGALVGRYANRIAHARFPLDGAVYALEPNSGPNSLHGGGHGFDKRVWAAEPAGQHGVRLHRVSPHGEEGFPGRVEVSATYSLDAAGALRIAYEAVTDAPTVINLTNHSYFNLAGSGHAGGHELRLAASCFTPVDADLIPTGVLADVTGSRFDFRTSRKVGSGYDHNFVLDKGVTAAPQEVAELHDPASGRTLTVSTTEPGLQLYTAEHLGEPFAPGDGIALETQHFPDSPNRPEFPGTVLRPGKVYRSETVYAFSTR
- a CDS encoding SGNH/GDSL hydrolase family protein; its protein translation is MRKRSSRGQAALAVVAAAVLGVAGCDAGGGSSSAPKGAKDRASRPAPLWNRSPASIAAVGDSITRGFDACTVLSDCPEVSWATGSDAKVDSLAVRLLGVAGAAERSWNYAETGARVADLPEQMSQAAARDPDLVTVMVGANDACRSSARAMTSVTDFRADFEEAMRTLRTARPKTQVYVASVPNLKRLWSEGRTNPLGKQVWKLGICPSMLSDADDLTSAAVVRRAKVQQRVVEYNKVLKEVCAKDRRCRFDGGAVYAYRFDTDQLSHWDWFHPSKDGQARLAAIAYRTITAARPVA